In Nocardioides cavernae, a single genomic region encodes these proteins:
- a CDS encoding oxidoreductase: MTSPVALVTGGSSGIGESTARALLAKGFVVYAVARRVDRMASLSDLGVHTFAMDVTDDASMVAGIDRIIDEQGRIDLLVNNAGYGSYGAVEDVPIDEARRQFEVNVFGLARLVQLVTPHMRVQESGRIINISSIGGKFYEPFGAWYHATKFAVEGFSDSLRMELRPFGIQVVLIEPGPIRTEWNEIARDSLLERSGDGPYASYARHAHGVMERFDEPSRASTPEEVADKIVKAALAKRPAARYPVGRGARTITTSRDLLPDRVFDEVVSRTYGTR, translated from the coding sequence ATGACCTCCCCCGTCGCCCTCGTCACAGGTGGCTCGTCCGGTATCGGCGAGAGCACCGCACGCGCCCTGCTGGCCAAGGGTTTCGTCGTGTACGCCGTCGCGCGCCGCGTCGACCGGATGGCCTCCCTGTCCGACCTCGGCGTGCACACGTTCGCGATGGACGTCACCGACGACGCCTCGATGGTCGCCGGCATCGACCGGATCATCGACGAGCAGGGGCGCATCGACCTCCTCGTCAACAACGCCGGCTACGGCTCGTACGGCGCCGTCGAGGACGTGCCGATCGACGAGGCGCGGCGGCAGTTCGAGGTCAACGTCTTCGGCCTCGCCCGCCTCGTCCAGCTCGTCACCCCGCACATGCGCGTCCAGGAGTCGGGGCGGATCATCAACATCTCCTCGATCGGCGGGAAGTTCTACGAGCCGTTCGGCGCGTGGTACCACGCCACCAAGTTCGCCGTGGAGGGCTTCAGCGACAGCCTCCGCATGGAGCTGCGGCCCTTCGGCATCCAGGTCGTGCTGATCGAGCCCGGCCCGATCCGCACCGAGTGGAACGAGATCGCCCGCGACTCGCTGCTCGAGCGGTCCGGCGACGGCCCCTACGCGTCGTACGCCCGTCACGCCCACGGCGTCATGGAGCGCTTCGACGAGCCGTCTCGTGCGTCGACGCCCGAGGAGGTGGCGGACAAGATCGTGAAGGCCGCGCTGGCGAAGCGTCCGGCCGCGCGCTACCCCGTCGGCCGCGGCGCGCGGACGATCACGACATCGCGCGACCTGCTGCCCGACCGGGTCTTCGACGAGGTCGTCAGTCGGACCTACGGGACGCGGTAG
- a CDS encoding serine hydrolase domain-containing protein codes for MADLEETLHPFVDSGDIPGLVALVARGEDVEVVALGTRDSSGTPMRRDSLFRGASIAKPVTAALTMALVEDGRIDLDAPVADLLPELAEPRVLRTLGSPLEDTVACERPITARHLLTGTAGHGFSTWDSAVTPLLMERLHQAADDIHEVPAPDEWMSRLSTIPLMHQPGDAWTYNASYDVLGVLVARAAGQDLADVMAERLLDPLGMADTGFHVPAGKVDRLTTMYGAGDGGLVVRDEPDGFFTRPPAFPSGSGGLVTTADDWLAFGRMLLAGGGDVLSEASVRQMTTDHTTPRLRETGGFFLDGQGWGFGGGVDTEVIDPWNVVGRYGWVGGTGTSAYVHPDGVVGILLTQVVIGSPGVEDLLKAFWTSTR; via the coding sequence ATGGCGGACCTCGAGGAGACGCTGCACCCGTTCGTGGACTCCGGTGACATCCCGGGCCTGGTCGCCCTGGTGGCGCGGGGCGAGGACGTCGAGGTCGTCGCCCTCGGCACCCGCGACTCGAGCGGTACGCCGATGCGGCGCGACTCGCTGTTCCGCGGGGCCTCGATCGCCAAGCCGGTGACGGCGGCGCTGACGATGGCGCTGGTCGAGGACGGCCGCATCGACCTCGACGCCCCCGTCGCCGACCTGCTCCCCGAGCTCGCGGAGCCGCGAGTGCTCCGGACACTGGGGAGCCCGCTCGAGGACACGGTCGCGTGCGAGCGGCCGATCACCGCCCGGCACCTCCTCACCGGGACGGCGGGGCACGGCTTCAGCACCTGGGACTCCGCGGTCACGCCGCTGCTGATGGAGCGGCTGCACCAGGCGGCGGACGACATCCACGAGGTCCCGGCGCCGGACGAGTGGATGAGCCGGCTCTCGACGATCCCGCTGATGCACCAGCCGGGCGATGCCTGGACCTACAACGCCTCCTACGACGTGCTCGGCGTCCTCGTCGCGCGCGCTGCCGGGCAGGACCTGGCCGACGTGATGGCCGAGCGGCTGCTCGACCCGCTCGGCATGGCGGACACGGGCTTCCACGTGCCCGCCGGCAAGGTCGACCGTCTCACCACGATGTACGGCGCCGGCGACGGCGGACTGGTCGTGCGGGACGAGCCGGACGGGTTCTTCACACGCCCGCCGGCGTTTCCGTCCGGGTCCGGCGGGCTCGTCACCACCGCGGACGACTGGCTGGCCTTCGGCCGGATGCTGCTCGCCGGGGGCGGCGACGTGCTGAGCGAGGCGTCGGTGCGCCAGATGACGACCGACCACACGACGCCGCGGCTCCGGGAGACGGGCGGCTTCTTCCTCGACGGCCAGGGGTGGGGGTTCGGTGGTGGGGTCGACACCGAGGTGATCGACCCGTGGAACGTGGTCGGCCGCTACGGCTGGGTCGGCGGCACCGGCACGTCGGCGTACGTCCATCCCGACGGCGTCGTCGGGATACTCCTGACGCAGGTCGTGATCGGCTCGCCCGGTGTCGAGGACCTGTTGAAGGCGTTCTGGACGTCCACCCGGTGA
- a CDS encoding ABC transporter ATP-binding protein, producing the protein MTDDVLVVDSLVRRFGDLTAVDEVSFRIAPGETYGLLGPNGAGKTTTISMVAGLIAADAGTVTVAGEPMTPRTTEPKRHLGLVPQELAIYPDLTGRENLTLFGRLQGLRGSELRSRVDEVLSLIGLADRAKDRSKEYSGGMKRRLNIGIGLLNRPTLLILDEPTVGVDPQSRHAILESVEALSGEGMAVLYTTHYMEEAERLCDRIGIIDSGRLQAEGTRDDLIRLTGGVDTIRLGATGGDLAAAAEELRQIPGVERVQVDRRSATLTVKDAPALVAQVVGTAADHGVTLSDVEISRPDLESVFLHLTGKGLRD; encoded by the coding sequence ATGACGGACGACGTGCTGGTGGTGGACTCGCTGGTCCGCCGGTTCGGGGACCTGACCGCGGTGGACGAGGTGTCGTTCCGCATCGCGCCGGGGGAGACGTACGGGCTGCTCGGGCCGAACGGGGCGGGCAAGACGACGACGATCTCGATGGTCGCCGGACTCATCGCCGCGGACGCGGGCACCGTGACGGTCGCGGGCGAGCCGATGACGCCGCGGACGACCGAGCCGAAGCGGCACCTCGGGCTCGTGCCGCAGGAGCTCGCGATCTACCCGGACCTGACGGGCCGGGAGAACCTGACCCTCTTCGGCAGGCTGCAGGGCCTGCGCGGCTCCGAGCTCAGGAGTCGTGTCGACGAGGTGCTCAGCCTGATCGGGCTCGCGGACCGCGCGAAGGACCGCAGCAAGGAGTACAGCGGCGGGATGAAGCGCCGACTCAACATCGGCATCGGCCTGCTCAACCGGCCCACGCTGCTGATCCTCGACGAGCCGACGGTCGGGGTCGACCCGCAGTCGCGGCACGCGATCCTGGAGTCGGTCGAGGCGCTGTCGGGTGAGGGGATGGCGGTGCTCTACACGACGCACTACATGGAGGAGGCCGAGCGGCTCTGCGACCGCATCGGCATCATCGACTCCGGGCGCCTGCAGGCCGAGGGCACGCGCGACGACCTGATCCGGCTGACCGGCGGCGTCGACACCATCCGGCTCGGCGCCACGGGCGGCGACCTGGCCGCGGCAGCAGAGGAGCTCCGCCAGATCCCCGGTGTCGAACGGGTTCAGGTCGATCGCCGGTCGGCGACCCTGACCGTCAAGGACGCCCCCGCGCTGGTGGCGCAGGTGGTCGGCACGGCCGCAGACCACGGCGTGACCCTCTCCGACGTCGAGATCTCGCGCCCCGACCTCGAGTCGGTCTTCCTGCACCTCACCGGCAAGGGCCTGAGGGACTAG
- a CDS encoding ABC transporter permease has translation MRQLLALTSSDLLQRMRDKSVLIFALLVPLALMTVFNLVFGAADDLEIDPVTVVISAPADDDLAQALTGVVRALDGTDELDVTVVETDGSAGRRQVRDGDAALALVVPAGFGEAARAGEPVTVDAVRGDEAGIGADIVLSVVDGVLDQVASGAVTARAGLAEGVAPADIGALVEQATSGGPAYDVETGQASDEQLGAGAALVAGQAGLFLLFTVSFGVTGLLIDRESGTLARLRSMPIPGWVIVAAKALVSFVLGVVATGVLLTVGSYLFDADFGSVPAVAVLVLCAAAAGTSVMFLVVRVARTSEQAGIVTSIVALVLGIGGGAFFPVSATGALSGVLDLNPVAALLRGLGTTSGGGGLTDIGPPVAIMLGFAVVMLLVSRLVPDRGVLS, from the coding sequence ATGCGCCAGCTCCTGGCCCTCACCAGCTCCGACCTGCTGCAGCGGATGCGCGACAAGTCGGTGCTGATCTTCGCGCTGCTCGTGCCTCTGGCGCTGATGACCGTCTTCAACCTGGTCTTCGGCGCCGCCGACGACCTCGAGATCGACCCCGTCACCGTCGTGATCAGCGCACCCGCGGACGACGACCTCGCGCAGGCGCTGACCGGCGTCGTGCGGGCGCTCGACGGCACCGACGAGCTCGACGTCACCGTCGTCGAGACCGACGGGAGCGCCGGTCGCCGGCAGGTCCGGGACGGGGACGCGGCCCTCGCCCTCGTGGTGCCGGCTGGCTTCGGCGAGGCAGCGCGCGCCGGCGAGCCGGTCACCGTCGACGCCGTGCGCGGGGACGAGGCCGGCATCGGCGCCGACATCGTGCTCTCGGTGGTTGACGGTGTGCTCGACCAGGTCGCCTCCGGCGCGGTCACCGCCCGGGCCGGCCTGGCCGAGGGAGTCGCGCCGGCCGACATCGGGGCGCTCGTCGAGCAGGCCACGTCCGGCGGACCGGCGTACGACGTCGAGACCGGGCAGGCCTCCGACGAGCAGCTGGGTGCGGGTGCGGCGCTCGTCGCCGGGCAGGCAGGACTGTTCCTCCTCTTCACCGTCAGCTTCGGCGTGACCGGGCTGCTCATCGACCGCGAGTCCGGCACGCTGGCCCGGCTGCGGTCCATGCCGATCCCCGGGTGGGTGATCGTCGCGGCGAAGGCTCTGGTCAGCTTCGTCCTCGGCGTGGTGGCGACCGGCGTGCTGCTGACGGTCGGGAGCTACCTGTTCGACGCCGACTTCGGCTCCGTCCCCGCTGTGGCGGTGCTCGTGCTGTGCGCGGCCGCCGCCGGCACGTCGGTGATGTTCCTGGTCGTCCGCGTCGCCCGCACGAGTGAGCAGGCCGGCATCGTGACGTCGATCGTGGCGCTGGTGCTGGGCATCGGCGGTGGCGCGTTCTTCCCCGTGAGCGCGACCGGTGCCCTGTCGGGAGTGCTCGACCTCAACCCCGTCGCCGCGCTGCTGCGGGGGCTCGGCACCACGTCGGGTGGCGGCGGGCTGACCGACATCGGCCCCCCGGTCGCGATCATGCTCGGCTTCGCCGTCGTGATGCTGCTCGTCTCGCGTCTGGTCCCGGACCGGGGAGTGCTGTCATGA
- a CDS encoding ABC transporter permease has translation MRNALTIAGAELRLFLRDRSNLFFVFVFPLLLVLMIGLQFGEGATSGRVAVSGGESSLQSGLVERLEADDVVVSDPAWDDALALLARGRLDVAVRVDAAAAAAYEAGEAVTLEVVRGPLGDAQVVEQDVRVAVEALRSERSRVLALETRGVPTDRAQEALATAEGEVSAPRLEVTSVDRLSQEFEGMGQFEFGAAGQLLLFVFLACLGGSATLIQARRLGVVSRMLAGPVAAEELVAGQVLGRWAIGLFQGAYLMVASSLLFGVGWGSVPLALLVLLLFSLVAAGAAILLGTLLENEGAAAGAGIGAGLVLAALGGSMFPLELFPDTMRTISRLTPHSWAYEALADVQRRGAGFVEVLPELGVLAAMAAVLVTLGSWSLRRSLARAM, from the coding sequence ATGAGGAACGCCCTCACGATCGCCGGTGCCGAGCTGCGGCTCTTCCTGCGCGACCGCTCCAACCTGTTCTTCGTCTTCGTCTTCCCGCTGCTGCTGGTGCTGATGATCGGCCTGCAGTTCGGCGAGGGCGCGACGTCCGGTCGCGTCGCGGTGAGCGGTGGGGAGTCCTCGCTGCAGTCCGGGCTCGTCGAGCGGCTCGAGGCAGACGACGTCGTCGTCAGTGACCCCGCGTGGGACGACGCGCTGGCCCTGCTCGCGCGCGGGCGGCTCGACGTTGCCGTGCGCGTCGACGCGGCGGCCGCGGCGGCGTACGAGGCCGGGGAGGCGGTGACGCTCGAGGTGGTGCGCGGCCCGTTGGGCGACGCGCAGGTCGTCGAGCAGGATGTCCGCGTCGCCGTCGAGGCCCTGCGCTCTGAGCGCAGCCGCGTCCTGGCGCTGGAGACGCGCGGCGTGCCGACCGACCGCGCGCAGGAAGCGCTCGCCACCGCCGAGGGCGAGGTCAGCGCACCACGGCTCGAGGTGACGAGCGTCGACCGGCTCAGCCAGGAGTTCGAGGGGATGGGGCAGTTCGAGTTCGGAGCCGCGGGACAGCTGCTGCTGTTCGTCTTCCTCGCGTGCCTCGGCGGGTCGGCCACGCTGATCCAGGCCCGACGGCTCGGTGTGGTGTCGCGCATGCTCGCGGGTCCGGTGGCGGCGGAGGAGCTGGTCGCCGGACAGGTGCTGGGTCGGTGGGCGATCGGGCTCTTCCAGGGCGCCTACCTCATGGTCGCGAGCAGCCTGCTCTTCGGTGTCGGCTGGGGCAGCGTCCCGCTCGCGCTCCTCGTCCTGCTGCTGTTCAGCCTCGTCGCCGCCGGGGCCGCGATCCTGCTCGGCACCCTGCTGGAGAACGAGGGCGCGGCCGCGGGGGCGGGGATCGGGGCCGGCTTGGTGCTGGCCGCTCTGGGGGGTTCGATGTTCCCCCTCGAGCTCTTCCCCGACACCATGCGCACGATCTCCCGCTTGACCCCGCACTCGTGGGCCTACGAGGCGCTCGCCGACGTCCAGCGCCGAGGCGCCGGGTTCGTGGAGGTGCTGCCGGAGCTCGGGGTGCTCGCGGCGATGGCCGCCGTGCTCGTCACGCTCGGCAGCTGGTCGCTGCGGCGCAGCCTGGCGCGGGCGATGTGA
- a CDS encoding mycothiol transferase, whose protein sequence is MDVRGLLTEGFGRITELYAGIAEDLDDETLHHRPGGTGNPVGWLLWHLARVQDDHVADLAGEPQVWERFQDRFGLPNGTGDIGYGHTSEQVDALRIDDPALLAEYHHEVTLATARYLQTVDEAELEREVDQRWDPPVTAGQRLISIQGDCLQHLGQAAYVKGLLGG, encoded by the coding sequence ATGGACGTGCGCGGGCTGCTGACCGAGGGCTTCGGCCGCATCACCGAGCTGTACGCCGGCATCGCCGAGGACCTCGACGACGAGACCCTCCACCACCGTCCCGGCGGCACCGGCAACCCGGTCGGGTGGCTGCTGTGGCACCTGGCGCGGGTGCAGGACGACCACGTCGCCGACCTCGCCGGGGAGCCGCAGGTCTGGGAGCGGTTCCAGGACCGCTTCGGCCTGCCCAACGGCACCGGCGACATCGGCTACGGCCACACCAGCGAGCAGGTCGACGCGCTGCGGATCGACGACCCGGCGCTGCTCGCGGAGTACCACCACGAGGTCACGCTCGCCACCGCGCGCTACCTGCAGACCGTCGACGAGGCGGAGCTCGAGCGCGAGGTCGACCAGCGGTGGGACCCGCCGGTGACCGCGGGACAGCGGCTGATCAGCATCCAGGGCGACTGCCTGCAGCACCTGGGGCAGGCTGCCTACGTGAAGGGACTTCTCGGGGGCTGA
- a CDS encoding cryptochrome/photolyase family protein, translating into MTTRWLFGDQLGPHFVDDHRGPLLMVESIGVLRRRRFHRAKAHLVLSAMRHRAAELGDRLTYVQAETYAEVVREVGGDVEVVHPTSYAALGLVERLGCTVLPPRGFATAREDFERWAEGRRGKRLLMEDFYRRARQAHGVLLDAGEPAGGQWNFDHDNRQPPPKGADTLGVTEPWWPSEDDIDAQVREDLDRWERDGEVSFIGRDGPRIFPATRRQALAALEHFVEHRLPEFGAHEDAILEGDPWMAHSLISAPMNLGLLDPLEVVERAEEAYRSGAAPIESVEGFVRQVIGWRDYVWHVYWHMGDGYRRENSLAAQERIPQWFAELDGAATDARCLSHTLDQVAEHGWVHHIPRLMVLGSYALQRGWAPTQVTDWFHRAFVDGYDWVMVPNIVGMSQHADGGQMMTKPYTSGGAYINTMSDHCGSCRFDPKVRVGEDACPFSAGYWWFLDRHRETFEGNHRMSRAVRGLDRLKDLSELVEQEDARGNRAP; encoded by the coding sequence ATGACGACGCGGTGGCTCTTCGGCGACCAGCTCGGACCGCACTTCGTCGACGACCACCGCGGCCCGCTGCTGATGGTGGAGTCGATCGGTGTCCTCCGTCGTCGCCGCTTCCACCGGGCCAAGGCGCACCTCGTGCTGAGCGCGATGCGGCACCGTGCCGCCGAGCTCGGCGACCGGCTGACCTACGTGCAGGCGGAGACGTACGCCGAGGTGGTGCGCGAGGTCGGCGGTGACGTCGAGGTCGTGCACCCGACGTCGTACGCCGCGCTGGGGCTGGTCGAGCGGCTCGGCTGCACCGTCCTGCCACCTCGCGGCTTCGCCACCGCGCGGGAGGACTTCGAGCGCTGGGCCGAGGGACGTCGCGGCAAGCGGCTGCTGATGGAGGACTTCTACCGGCGGGCGCGCCAGGCGCACGGCGTGCTCCTCGACGCCGGCGAGCCGGCCGGCGGCCAGTGGAACTTCGACCACGACAACCGGCAGCCGCCACCGAAGGGCGCCGACACGCTCGGGGTCACCGAGCCCTGGTGGCCGAGCGAGGACGACATCGACGCGCAGGTGCGCGAGGACCTCGACCGCTGGGAGCGCGACGGCGAGGTGTCGTTCATCGGACGTGACGGGCCGCGGATCTTCCCGGCCACCCGGCGCCAGGCGCTGGCGGCGCTCGAGCACTTCGTGGAGCACCGGCTGCCGGAGTTCGGGGCGCACGAGGACGCGATCCTCGAGGGCGACCCGTGGATGGCGCACAGCCTGATCAGCGCGCCGATGAACCTCGGCCTGCTCGACCCGCTCGAGGTCGTCGAACGGGCGGAGGAGGCCTACCGCAGCGGCGCGGCGCCGATCGAGAGCGTCGAGGGCTTCGTCCGCCAGGTCATCGGGTGGCGCGACTACGTCTGGCACGTCTACTGGCACATGGGCGACGGCTACCGCCGCGAGAACTCGCTGGCCGCCCAGGAGCGGATCCCGCAGTGGTTCGCCGAGCTCGACGGGGCGGCGACCGACGCGCGCTGCCTCTCCCACACCCTCGACCAGGTCGCGGAGCACGGCTGGGTGCACCACATCCCGCGGCTCATGGTGCTGGGGTCGTACGCTCTGCAGCGCGGGTGGGCGCCGACGCAGGTCACCGACTGGTTCCACCGGGCGTTCGTCGACGGCTACGACTGGGTGATGGTGCCCAACATCGTCGGGATGTCGCAGCACGCCGACGGTGGCCAGATGATGACGAAGCCCTACACGTCGGGCGGCGCCTACATCAACACGATGAGCGACCACTGCGGGTCGTGCCGCTTCGACCCCAAGGTGCGGGTGGGGGAGGACGCGTGCCCGTTCAGCGCGGGCTACTGGTGGTTCCTCGACCGGCACCGCGAGACGTTCGAGGGCAACCACCGCATGTCGCGTGCGGTCCGCGGGCTCGACCGGCTCAAGGACCTCTCCGAGCTCGTCGAGCAGGAGGACGCGCGGGGCAACCGAGCGCCCTGA
- a CDS encoding matrixin family metalloprotease — translation MPRSATTVTIAATAAMLAAVVAWHPAEQLDPVRRAVGLGPDRPLPAPSVVRQGGTFAWAMTQPGSDEPVGWDPCEQVRYRINPAGEPPGGSELVRRALDRASAATGLEFTDEGETDDRPFPGGVKLFGRPDPVVIGWADAAEYPDLAGQVAGVGGAVAERGSSGRLRFVSGGIVLDVEAFTASAVAQQPRVMEGIVLHEVAHVVGLGHVSEPMELMYASNIGQVELGPGDREGLARLGSLPCR, via the coding sequence GTGCCCCGTTCCGCGACGACCGTGACGATCGCAGCCACCGCCGCGATGCTGGCTGCGGTCGTGGCGTGGCACCCGGCCGAGCAGCTCGACCCCGTGCGGCGTGCGGTGGGACTGGGGCCTGACCGGCCGCTGCCGGCGCCCAGCGTCGTACGACAGGGCGGGACCTTCGCCTGGGCGATGACCCAGCCGGGCAGCGACGAGCCGGTCGGCTGGGACCCGTGCGAGCAGGTCCGCTACCGGATCAACCCGGCCGGCGAGCCGCCCGGCGGGAGCGAGCTGGTCCGCCGGGCACTGGACCGGGCGAGCGCGGCGACGGGGCTGGAGTTCACCGACGAGGGCGAGACCGACGACCGGCCGTTCCCCGGCGGCGTGAAGCTCTTCGGGCGCCCGGACCCGGTCGTCATCGGCTGGGCCGACGCCGCGGAGTACCCCGACCTCGCCGGCCAGGTCGCCGGAGTGGGCGGTGCCGTCGCCGAGCGCGGCAGCAGTGGGCGGCTCCGGTTCGTCAGCGGAGGCATCGTCCTCGACGTCGAGGCGTTCACCGCCTCGGCCGTCGCGCAGCAGCCACGGGTGATGGAGGGGATCGTCCTCCACGAGGTCGCCCACGTCGTCGGGCTCGGTCACGTCAGCGAGCCGATGGAGCTGATGTACGCCTCCAACATCGGGCAGGTCGAGCTCGGGCCCGGCGACCGGGAGGGCCTCGCCCGCCTCGGCTCCCTCCCCTGCCGCTGA
- a CDS encoding TetR/AcrR family transcriptional regulator — translation MPASSSASVADPMASAAARVSKHEDRRDQLAESALVTLGKLGYAKTSLREIAQHSPFSHGVVHYYFSNKEELITYCVRYYKRTCVTRYDAIVASSTSADELQERFAAKLAETIREEGPMHQLWYDLRNQSMFEPALREVVLEIDGQLEQMIWRVVTRYSELAGRRAALDPATTYGMLDGLFAQALLLWATGPTEDREDVLSVLTNRVDALMPSLLA, via the coding sequence GTGCCTGCCTCGTCCTCTGCCTCCGTCGCCGACCCGATGGCGTCGGCGGCTGCGCGCGTCAGCAAGCACGAGGACCGCCGCGACCAGCTCGCGGAGTCGGCCCTGGTCACCCTCGGCAAGCTGGGCTACGCGAAGACCTCGCTGCGCGAGATCGCGCAGCACTCGCCGTTCTCGCACGGCGTCGTGCACTACTACTTCTCCAACAAGGAGGAGCTGATCACCTACTGCGTGCGCTACTACAAGCGCACGTGCGTGACGCGCTACGACGCGATCGTGGCTTCGTCGACGTCCGCCGACGAGCTCCAGGAGCGGTTCGCCGCGAAGCTGGCCGAGACCATCCGCGAGGAGGGTCCGATGCACCAGCTCTGGTACGACCTGCGCAACCAGTCGATGTTCGAGCCGGCGCTGCGCGAGGTGGTCCTCGAGATCGACGGCCAGCTCGAGCAGATGATCTGGCGCGTGGTGACCCGCTACTCCGAGCTCGCCGGCAGGCGGGCGGCACTCGACCCGGCGACGACCTACGGCATGCTCGACGGCCTGTTCGCCCAGGCGCTGCTGCTCTGGGCGACCGGCCCGACCGAGGACCGCGAGGACGTGCTGTCGGTGCTCACCAACCGCGTCGATGCGCTGATGCCGTCGCTCCTGGCCTGA
- a CDS encoding SDR family NAD(P)-dependent oxidoreductase — MTATDLTGRVALVTGGAQGLGEGMARALAAAGAKVMIADVNEAGADTAASLGDGHGFVRLDVSDDAGWESATASTVEQLGGLDVLVNNAGIEISSLITEVQVDDIRKMLDVNVLGTALGLKHGLRTMRPGGAAGTGGSIINISSVAATIAFPAISIYSGTKSAVDRMTRVAAMESGKLGYGVRVNCIYPGLVPTAMGAGLANDMASLGLYGSPEEAVGAVIELTPSGRLGEVEDMADAVVFLASDQSRFINGAGIPVDGGMGM, encoded by the coding sequence ATGACCGCAACCGACCTGACCGGACGCGTCGCACTCGTGACGGGAGGTGCCCAGGGCCTCGGGGAGGGCATGGCCCGCGCGCTGGCCGCAGCCGGGGCGAAGGTGATGATCGCCGACGTCAACGAGGCGGGTGCCGACACGGCCGCGAGCCTCGGCGACGGGCACGGGTTCGTACGCCTCGACGTCAGCGACGACGCCGGCTGGGAGTCGGCCACCGCGTCGACCGTCGAGCAGCTCGGCGGCCTCGACGTCCTCGTCAACAACGCCGGCATCGAGATCAGCAGCCTCATCACCGAGGTGCAGGTCGACGACATCCGCAAGATGCTCGACGTCAACGTGCTCGGCACGGCCCTCGGCCTGAAGCACGGGCTGCGCACCATGCGGCCGGGCGGCGCGGCCGGCACGGGCGGCTCGATCATCAACATCTCGTCGGTCGCCGCGACCATCGCGTTCCCGGCGATCTCCATCTACTCCGGCACCAAGTCCGCGGTGGACCGGATGACCCGGGTGGCGGCGATGGAGTCCGGCAAGCTCGGCTACGGCGTACGCGTCAACTGCATCTACCCGGGCCTCGTCCCCACCGCCATGGGTGCCGGCCTCGCCAACGACATGGCGAGCCTCGGGCTCTACGGCAGCCCCGAGGAGGCGGTCGGCGCGGTCATCGAGCTGACCCCGTCAGGCCGCCTCGGCGAGGTCGAGGACATGGCCGACGCCGTCGTCTTCCTCGCCTCCGACCAGTCCCGATTCATCAACGGCGCCGGCATCCCTGTCGACGGCGGCATGGGCATGTGA
- a CDS encoding DUF5938 domain-containing protein, translating into MSEKKVVVYGASGYTGRLICEYLREYHVPFIAAGRSQEKLESSLATNVAGIETADYEIRTVDHDVESLAELFDGASVVCNTVGPFSTLGPTVVEAALKAGVHYTDTTGEQDWLMDCDDQWGDKYAEAGLLLSPGIAQMYTTGEIAAQLCLEKPGLDTLDIAVFWGGSPTIASTETILVNAANSAAHFLDQNAYVPWDPGQGLVSLVVPGQHDLALSLPWGGTSHPVWFKRDPRVANCKAQGGVFNAALMNGVPQIVAGALEATKEMSAEDKAAALTATARQVMDQMPPRENPRVNKSLDSVHASGPLGRAHCVIHGNSNYKQTGLMQAYAAYSLLQQPPRRVGFASGCQAFGHHELLGVLRTFGLVSPPVLTTQD; encoded by the coding sequence ATGAGCGAGAAGAAGGTCGTCGTCTACGGAGCGTCGGGCTACACCGGCCGCCTGATCTGCGAGTACCTCCGCGAGTACCACGTGCCGTTCATCGCGGCCGGCCGCAGCCAGGAGAAGCTCGAGTCGTCCCTGGCCACCAACGTCGCCGGCATCGAGACCGCCGACTACGAGATCCGCACCGTCGACCACGACGTCGAGAGCCTCGCCGAGCTGTTCGACGGCGCCTCGGTCGTGTGCAACACCGTCGGCCCGTTCAGCACCCTCGGCCCCACCGTCGTCGAGGCGGCGCTGAAGGCCGGCGTCCACTACACCGACACCACCGGCGAGCAGGACTGGTTGATGGACTGCGACGACCAGTGGGGTGACAAGTACGCCGAGGCGGGCCTGCTGCTCTCGCCGGGCATCGCTCAGATGTACACCACCGGCGAGATCGCCGCGCAGCTCTGCCTGGAGAAGCCCGGCCTCGACACCCTCGACATCGCGGTCTTCTGGGGCGGCTCGCCGACCATCGCGTCGACCGAGACGATCCTCGTCAACGCCGCGAACTCGGCCGCGCACTTCCTCGACCAGAACGCGTACGTCCCCTGGGACCCCGGTCAGGGCCTCGTGTCGCTCGTGGTGCCCGGCCAGCACGACCTCGCGCTGTCGCTGCCGTGGGGCGGCACGTCGCACCCCGTGTGGTTCAAGCGCGACCCGCGGGTGGCCAACTGCAAGGCGCAGGGCGGCGTGTTCAACGCAGCCCTGATGAACGGCGTGCCCCAGATCGTCGCCGGCGCGCTCGAGGCCACCAAGGAGATGAGCGCGGAGGACAAGGCGGCCGCTCTCACCGCCACCGCGCGCCAGGTGATGGACCAGATGCCGCCGCGCGAGAACCCGCGCGTCAACAAGTCCCTCGACTCCGTGCACGCCTCCGGGCCCCTCGGGCGCGCGCACTGCGTGATCCACGGCAACTCCAACTACAAGCAGACCGGACTCATGCAGGCGTACGCCGCGTACTCGCTCCTGCAGCAGCCTCCGCGCCGCGTCGGCTTCGCGTCCGGGTGCCAGGCGTTCGGCCACCACGAGCTGCTCGGGGTGCTGCGGACCTTCGGCCTGGTCTCCCCGCCGGTGCTCACGACCCAGGACTAG